A region from the Natronorubrum halophilum genome encodes:
- the pabB gene encoding aminodeoxychorismate synthase, component I, with the protein MSDPRVVTSLASFRAAARDRLERDGTATATDAATRTTEFRTPVEVRITVDDPFLAYRRARDSEGRGTVFLETTGGQPGWGYFGVDPVDRLTVAPDAVTRSRADDGSPTLAALEGLFERTDLVRGDCDVPFPCGAVGWLSYDIVRELEALPESAVDDRGLPRLEVAVYDRLVAWEAPTDGEVTLRVTACPRLADGAADGRSRDEALEAAYDRGRERALALARAALEGDPTIGDPPVATPEATFESDCGRETFANRVRRVKEYIRDGDTFQANVSQRLVAPAAVHPVAAYDALRRVNPAPYSGLLELRAADLVSASPELLLERDGAFLRTEPIAGTRPRGATPEEDRELADDLRTDEKERAEHAMLVDLERNDLGKVSEYGSVAVDEYRRIDRYSEVMHLVSNVTGRLRADETLADAIAAVFPGGTITGAPKPRTMEIIDELEATRRGPYTGSIGIFGFDGRATLNIVIRTLVRHAEEYHLRVGAGIVHDSEPGREYDETLDKARALIAAVDEALGERAGMGLETSGGGACE; encoded by the coding sequence ATCACCGTCGACGATCCGTTTCTCGCCTACCGACGGGCTCGAGATTCGGAAGGGCGCGGAACCGTTTTCCTCGAGACGACAGGCGGCCAACCCGGCTGGGGCTACTTCGGCGTCGATCCCGTCGATCGGCTCACGGTCGCGCCGGACGCGGTCACGCGATCGCGGGCGGACGACGGCTCCCCGACGCTCGCGGCCCTCGAGGGGCTGTTCGAGCGGACGGATCTGGTTCGTGGCGACTGCGACGTCCCGTTCCCCTGCGGCGCGGTCGGCTGGCTCTCCTACGACATCGTTCGCGAACTCGAGGCGCTTCCCGAGTCGGCCGTCGACGACCGCGGCCTGCCGCGACTCGAGGTCGCCGTCTACGACCGTCTCGTCGCGTGGGAGGCACCCACCGACGGCGAGGTGACGCTGCGGGTGACGGCCTGTCCGCGACTCGCGGACGGGGCGGCCGACGGTCGGAGCCGAGACGAGGCGCTTGAAGCGGCCTACGACCGCGGCCGCGAACGGGCGCTCGCGCTCGCTCGAGCCGCGCTCGAGGGCGATCCGACGATCGGCGACCCCCCGGTAGCGACGCCCGAGGCGACCTTCGAGAGCGATTGCGGCCGCGAGACCTTCGCGAACCGCGTTCGACGAGTCAAGGAGTACATCCGCGACGGCGACACCTTCCAGGCGAACGTCTCCCAGCGGTTGGTCGCCCCCGCCGCGGTTCACCCCGTCGCCGCCTACGACGCCCTTCGGCGGGTCAACCCGGCCCCCTACTCGGGCTTACTCGAGTTGCGCGCCGCCGATCTGGTGAGCGCCAGCCCGGAACTGCTCCTCGAGCGCGACGGCGCGTTCCTCCGCACGGAACCCATCGCCGGCACGCGCCCGCGCGGCGCGACGCCCGAGGAAGACCGGGAACTCGCGGACGACCTCCGTACCGACGAGAAGGAACGCGCCGAACACGCGATGCTCGTCGACCTCGAGCGAAACGACCTCGGGAAGGTCAGCGAGTACGGCTCCGTCGCGGTCGACGAGTACCGCCGGATCGATCGCTACTCCGAGGTGATGCATCTCGTCTCGAACGTGACCGGGCGACTCCGAGCCGACGAGACGCTGGCGGACGCCATCGCGGCGGTGTTTCCGGGGGGAACCATCACCGGCGCGCCAAAGCCGCGGACGATGGAGATCATCGACGAACTCGAGGCGACCCGACGCGGTCCCTACACGGGCAGTATCGGTATCTTCGGCTTCGACGGCCGGGCGACGCTCAACATCGTCATTCGGACGCTGGTCCGCCACGCCGAGGAGTACCACCTCCGCGTGGGTGCGGGGATCGTCCACGACTCGGAGCCCGGCCGCGAGTACGACGAGACGCTGGACAAGGCCCGCGCGCTGATCGCGGCGGTCGACGAGGCCCTCGGCGAGCGCGCGGGCATGGGACTCGAGACCAGCGGAGGTGGGGCGTGTGAATGA
- a CDS encoding anthranilate synthase component II, translating into MNDGHSTRKRASASDRSKRVLVIDNYDSFAYNLVQYVGELADEVVVRRNDELEIADLREIDPTGIVVSPGPGTPREAGISIPLFAETEYPILGVCLGHQALCAANGAPVVRAPHVVHGKPSTVSHDGDGLFDGLPDTFQVGRYHSLAVDREDLPDSLEETAKTTDERGVLMAVRHREKPHVGVQFHPESILTRDREAGASGDGISLSIGKRTIANFCRFAARVDERREA; encoded by the coding sequence GTGAATGACGGGCACAGCACCCGCAAGCGAGCGTCGGCGAGCGACCGCAGCAAAAGGGTGCTGGTCATCGACAACTACGACTCGTTCGCGTACAACCTCGTCCAGTACGTCGGCGAACTCGCGGACGAGGTCGTGGTTCGGCGCAACGACGAACTCGAGATCGCGGATCTTCGGGAAATCGACCCGACCGGCATCGTCGTTTCGCCGGGGCCGGGAACGCCGCGGGAGGCGGGGATTTCGATTCCCCTGTTCGCCGAGACCGAGTACCCCATCCTCGGGGTCTGTCTCGGCCACCAGGCCCTCTGTGCCGCCAACGGAGCCCCGGTCGTCCGCGCGCCCCACGTCGTTCACGGCAAGCCCTCGACCGTCAGCCACGACGGCGACGGGCTCTTCGACGGCCTCCCCGACACCTTTCAGGTCGGGCGCTATCACTCGCTGGCGGTCGACCGCGAGGACCTTCCCGACTCGCTCGAGGAAACGGCCAAGACGACCGACGAGCGCGGCGTGTTGATGGCGGTTCGCCACCGCGAGAAACCCCACGTCGGCGTGCAGTTTCACCCCGAGAGCATCCTGACGCGCGACCGCGAGGCCGGCGCGAGCGGGGACGGCATCTCGCTTTCGATCGGCAAGCGAACGATCGCGAACTTCTGTCGGTTCGCCGCGAGGGTCGACGAACGGAGGGAGGCGTAA